From a single Methylacidiphilum kamchatkense Kam1 genomic region:
- a CDS encoding NAD(+)/NADH kinase, with translation MSLLRVGLFVNKEKRGAFELLLELVEYFNKEKIAFILEDSTARLIGQRGISISRFSEEVDLILVAGGDGTIIRIAHEIFPSPVPILGVNTGSLGFLTAVSREEILPQLPKILQGRFRKSPRMVLKAVGSAYGNNFEIPCSLNDIVLFRGAYSHMATIDVFAQGNLVTEFQSDGLVVSTPTGSTAYALSTGGPIVMPESEVFTLNPICPHTLTNRSLVFPEEVTLRFSIPLGGGPVRLEYDGIAYGDLHPGDWLEIEASPKKVILGFLEERNFFEILRRKLRWSGATVEDNA, from the coding sequence ATGTCTCTATTACGTGTTGGTCTTTTCGTTAACAAAGAAAAAAGGGGGGCTTTTGAACTTCTTTTGGAGCTTGTGGAATATTTTAATAAAGAAAAGATAGCTTTTATATTGGAGGATTCCACCGCTAGGCTTATTGGGCAAAGAGGCATTTCTATAAGCCGATTTTCTGAGGAGGTAGATTTGATTTTGGTTGCAGGGGGTGATGGAACCATTATCAGAATAGCCCATGAAATCTTTCCATCTCCTGTTCCTATTCTAGGAGTTAATACTGGGAGTTTAGGATTCCTTACGGCAGTTTCCAGGGAAGAAATTCTGCCACAGCTCCCCAAAATATTGCAAGGTCGTTTCAGAAAAAGCCCCAGAATGGTTCTTAAGGCCGTCGGCTCTGCTTACGGAAATAATTTTGAAATTCCTTGTTCTTTGAACGATATTGTCCTTTTTAGAGGCGCTTATTCCCATATGGCGACAATTGATGTTTTTGCCCAGGGAAACCTCGTGACCGAATTTCAATCCGACGGTCTTGTTGTTTCCACTCCTACCGGTTCTACAGCCTATGCATTGTCAACCGGAGGTCCGATTGTTATGCCTGAATCTGAAGTTTTTACTCTTAATCCTATTTGCCCTCATACTTTGACTAATCGATCATTAGTATTTCCTGAAGAGGTCACTTTGCGGTTTTCTATACCACTGGGTGGAGGGCCAGTACGACTCGAATATGATGGGATTGCTTACGGAGATCTCCATCCTGGGGATTGGCTTGAAATCGAGGCGAGCCCTAAAAAAGTTATTCTAGGGTTTCTTGAGGAGAGGAACTTTTTTGAAATTTTAAGAAGAAAGCTGCGTTGGAGTGGAGCAACCGTGGAGGATAATGCATGA
- a CDS encoding PTS sugar transporter subunit IIA, translating into MNLSDVLTQDRVLVNLSAKDKFEAITKVAKILEHSPLLQSFDAFLEAVLEAEKSGLTWFEQEVAFPHIRSQVVKELVIAAGFFPSGVLFREAAPLVRLIFVIGAPKKLNTNDIIVVGALARIVATNRQQLLKAKSAEEFVSLIASLEKQLQ; encoded by the coding sequence ATGAACCTCTCTGATGTATTAACCCAGGATCGAGTCCTCGTAAATTTATCAGCCAAAGATAAGTTTGAAGCAATCACTAAGGTAGCAAAAATTCTCGAACATAGTCCACTGCTTCAATCTTTTGATGCTTTCTTAGAGGCAGTCTTAGAAGCTGAAAAATCGGGGTTGACCTGGTTTGAACAAGAAGTCGCTTTTCCGCATATCCGCAGTCAAGTAGTCAAAGAGTTAGTCATAGCCGCTGGATTTTTCCCTTCGGGCGTGTTGTTTAGAGAGGCTGCTCCATTAGTGCGATTGATTTTTGTAATCGGTGCTCCTAAAAAACTGAACACCAATGACATTATCGTAGTCGGGGCATTGGCAAGGATTGTTGCGACCAATAGACAGCAACTGTTAAAAGCAAAAAGTGCTGAAGAATTTGTTAGTCTCATTGCTAGTCTTGAAAAACAACTCCAATAA
- a CDS encoding efflux RND transporter permease subunit, translated as MLEKFATTLLAHKPFVYLLLFLYLSAGLYTATHLSIDAVPDISNVQVQIITPVRDFAPEEIEKLVTFPLERECSGIPGLEEMRSVSKFGISQITLVFKDGTDIYRARQLTGERLITALDKIPQGLVPRLGPISTGLGEVFVYALDWEKDHPNKPKSRLEELMELKLIQEYQIKPQLRMVPGVADVNTLGGYDKEILVMPDPEKLMNLGLTVKELSEIVGKNVENVGGAYIKRAGEQMTVRAVGRVEDLPQIEILPIKYPGWTKPLLVKDIATVAVGAKIRVGAALVNGREVVLGTVLMRVGANGRTVSQKVLQKIQQIERQLPEGVKIEVLYNRSEFIDQVIHTAFSNLLEGATLVAIILFIILADWKASLIVSFTIPLSFLFAIYGMRLFHLSGNLMSLGAIDFGLIVDGAVIMVENILRKLAESQSKLGSCLPRKDKELIVKETISEVGQSVLIGVLIITFVYVPILSLSGVAGKTFRPMAITVIFALIGSILFSFTFIPVISAAVLGRTKDFQNHGREFNLLKKIYRPFLRFTLNHGWFFVGVALLFFLIAILKFGSLGADFVPKLDEGSYDINIFRENTIGIDACVGMEKKTEEVLLQSFPEIRYVYSRIGMADIATDPASPNEPELYVILKPKSGWRKINGKPISKEDLEDLMEEEIKLKVPGQAMIFSQPIENRFNDMLQGVKADVAFKVFGSDYLTIYSLTEQIKKLLENVRGVVGLAFETSGVAPSLEIIPDRLAMEKYVVQSSEINEAVSGALGGKTVGQLIDGVRRYDIVVRFSDTERNNMNALLSLPIRSGTGGIVSLSQVASASYENRLRSISRENGIRRIALLVDLERRDLESFVKEATEKINRLVHFPPGYFYEVGGLYRNFIEAKETLKVVVPMASLAIMMLLYFLFKNFRHCFIVFFSIPLAITGGIFSLVLATLPFSISAWIGFIAVSGVAILEGLVLLGAINRIRLSGYPLEEAIEEGALIRLRPVLATALVASLGFFPMAFAQGPGAEVQRPLAIVVIGGIVSSTLLDLVVLPVFYLWVESLWDRWQQKSSTKWDGTKGSSVK; from the coding sequence ATGTTGGAAAAATTCGCTACTACTTTGCTTGCTCATAAGCCTTTTGTCTACCTCCTGTTGTTTTTATATCTCTCTGCTGGTCTGTATACGGCAACCCATCTGTCTATCGATGCCGTTCCAGATATTTCCAATGTACAGGTGCAGATTATTACTCCCGTACGGGATTTTGCTCCAGAAGAAATCGAAAAGCTTGTTACTTTTCCTTTGGAAAGGGAATGTTCAGGGATCCCTGGCCTTGAAGAAATGCGTTCCGTAAGCAAGTTTGGCATTTCACAGATCACCTTAGTGTTCAAAGATGGTACGGATATTTACAGAGCTAGGCAGCTTACGGGCGAAAGACTCATTACAGCGCTCGATAAAATTCCACAAGGGCTTGTACCAAGACTTGGCCCGATTAGTACGGGTCTAGGAGAAGTTTTTGTGTATGCTCTTGATTGGGAAAAGGACCATCCCAATAAGCCCAAAAGCCGTTTAGAAGAGCTGATGGAATTGAAGCTCATTCAAGAATACCAGATTAAGCCGCAGCTTAGGATGGTCCCTGGAGTGGCAGATGTGAATACGCTGGGGGGGTATGATAAGGAAATTCTGGTAATGCCAGATCCTGAAAAATTGATGAATCTAGGGCTGACAGTCAAAGAACTTAGTGAGATCGTTGGGAAGAATGTGGAGAATGTGGGTGGAGCCTATATAAAAAGGGCTGGAGAGCAAATGACAGTTAGAGCTGTAGGCAGAGTAGAAGATCTGCCTCAGATAGAAATCTTGCCAATAAAATATCCGGGTTGGACAAAGCCGCTCTTAGTTAAAGATATAGCGACAGTGGCCGTAGGAGCCAAAATTAGGGTAGGGGCCGCTTTGGTCAACGGGAGGGAAGTGGTTCTTGGGACTGTGCTCATGCGGGTCGGAGCTAATGGAAGAACGGTTTCTCAGAAGGTGTTGCAAAAAATCCAGCAAATCGAGCGGCAACTACCAGAAGGGGTCAAAATAGAAGTACTCTACAACCGCTCAGAATTTATTGATCAGGTGATTCACACCGCTTTTTCTAATCTTCTGGAAGGGGCCACTCTTGTGGCCATAATCCTCTTTATTATTTTGGCTGATTGGAAGGCTTCTTTAATTGTTTCTTTCACCATCCCTCTTTCCTTTCTTTTTGCTATCTACGGAATGAGGCTTTTTCATTTGTCTGGTAATTTGATGAGTCTGGGAGCCATCGATTTTGGTCTCATTGTCGATGGAGCGGTCATAATGGTAGAAAACATTCTTAGGAAACTTGCTGAAAGCCAATCGAAGCTAGGGAGCTGTCTTCCTAGAAAAGACAAAGAGTTAATAGTCAAAGAAACTATTTCTGAAGTAGGCCAATCGGTGCTTATAGGAGTTTTAATCATTACTTTTGTGTATGTCCCCATTCTTAGTTTAAGCGGGGTGGCAGGTAAGACTTTTAGGCCCATGGCCATAACTGTTATCTTTGCGTTGATTGGTTCCATTTTATTTAGTTTTACTTTCATCCCTGTCATTTCAGCGGCTGTCTTGGGAAGGACCAAAGATTTTCAGAATCATGGTAGAGAGTTCAACCTATTAAAAAAAATCTATCGGCCTTTCCTTAGGTTTACCCTGAACCACGGTTGGTTTTTTGTAGGGGTAGCTCTTTTGTTCTTTCTCATTGCGATTTTGAAGTTTGGTTCTTTGGGAGCGGATTTTGTACCTAAGCTTGATGAGGGTTCCTATGACATCAATATTTTTAGAGAAAATACTATAGGGATAGATGCTTGTGTGGGAATGGAAAAGAAAACCGAAGAGGTGCTGCTCCAATCTTTCCCTGAAATCCGCTATGTCTATTCGCGTATTGGAATGGCGGATATAGCCACGGATCCAGCAAGTCCAAACGAACCGGAGCTTTACGTTATCTTAAAACCCAAATCGGGATGGAGAAAGATCAATGGCAAACCGATTTCTAAAGAGGATCTGGAAGACCTGATGGAAGAAGAAATAAAGCTTAAAGTTCCAGGCCAAGCCATGATTTTCTCTCAACCTATTGAAAACCGGTTCAATGACATGCTCCAAGGCGTTAAAGCGGATGTGGCTTTTAAAGTTTTTGGTTCCGATTATTTGACCATCTATTCGCTGACGGAACAAATTAAAAAGCTACTAGAAAATGTCCGTGGCGTGGTGGGCCTAGCCTTTGAAACCTCCGGGGTTGCTCCATCTCTGGAAATCATCCCTGATCGCCTAGCTATGGAAAAATATGTCGTCCAATCCAGTGAGATTAATGAAGCTGTCTCTGGAGCCTTAGGAGGAAAGACCGTTGGACAACTCATCGATGGAGTCAGACGCTATGATATTGTAGTCAGATTTTCGGATACAGAAAGAAACAATATGAATGCTTTGCTTTCTCTGCCAATACGCTCAGGTACTGGAGGCATTGTCTCCTTATCACAGGTTGCTTCTGCAAGCTACGAAAATCGACTCCGATCCATTTCTAGGGAAAATGGTATCCGTCGGATCGCCTTGCTTGTAGACCTAGAAAGAAGGGATTTAGAAAGCTTTGTTAAGGAAGCCACAGAGAAGATCAATCGATTGGTACATTTTCCTCCAGGCTATTTTTATGAAGTTGGTGGACTCTACAGGAATTTTATCGAAGCCAAAGAAACATTGAAAGTGGTTGTTCCAATGGCCTCTTTGGCGATCATGATGCTCCTTTATTTTCTCTTCAAAAACTTCAGGCATTGCTTTATTGTCTTTTTTTCTATTCCGCTGGCGATTACAGGAGGCATATTTTCTCTTGTGTTGGCAACTCTTCCTTTCAGTATTTCAGCATGGATAGGGTTTATTGCTGTATCCGGAGTGGCTATTCTAGAAGGACTTGTATTGTTAGGAGCTATTAACCGCATCCGTCTTTCTGGATATCCACTAGAAGAAGCGATCGAAGAAGGAGCGCTTATTCGGCTGCGGCCTGTATTAGCTACTGCGTTGGTAGCAAGTTTAGGGTTCTTCCCCATGGCCTTTGCTCAAGGTCCCGGAGCTGAAGTACAAAGGCCTTTAGCGATTGTTGTTATTGGAGGGATTGTTTCTTCCACGCTTTTAGATCTTGTAGTCCTTCCTGTATTTTACCTGTGGGTGGAAAGTCTATGGGATCGGTGGCAACAAAAATCATCTACTAAATGGGATGGAACCAAAGGTAGTTCTGTAAAGTAA
- a CDS encoding MFS transporter, translating to MNEAHTKEILLKPSTTVGLREKLSWGIFDLGNVSFSIVLVDLVFSLYFVQIVCARRTDGTFLLGMAAFFTQIFVAIFLPFIGALSDCLAKRKFLLGFFFVICILATALLGTTHEGDVWKSLLCYSVANISFSFTENIFSSFLPELIPPSSVGRFSGWTRAFGNVGGIFSLLLVYPLLSPGFTVSNTELLRLCFPIVAAIYMMCGFPLFFNLELQKKSTPTKSFAQALLKILTDLKETALLIAHNKPLLLYFAASFLFFSAATILMIILAVYAQMEYGITGAQQVGIFLLIQAGGTLGSFIFGFFQDKLGSRRSLQLDLLLWIGCVSSLVFAETKTSFYVASFLIGIGNGSLLSLARAVMSLLSDEDKIGKHFGLWGLICRIATGIGPLSFSYLFIATNSFKTPMLLPLCYFIGSLILVSFLPKDKLKKPTSSL from the coding sequence ATGAATGAGGCCCATACCAAAGAGATCCTCTTAAAACCAAGTACAACTGTTGGGCTTAGAGAAAAGTTGTCTTGGGGAATATTTGATCTTGGGAATGTCTCTTTTAGCATCGTTCTTGTGGATCTGGTTTTCAGTCTTTATTTTGTCCAAATCGTCTGTGCCCGGAGAACCGATGGGACGTTTTTGTTGGGAATGGCTGCATTTTTCACTCAAATTTTTGTAGCGATTTTTCTTCCTTTTATCGGCGCCTTATCCGATTGCCTAGCTAAAAGAAAATTTCTTCTTGGGTTCTTCTTTGTGATCTGTATCCTTGCAACAGCGCTTTTAGGCACGACTCACGAAGGGGATGTCTGGAAAAGCCTTTTGTGTTATTCAGTAGCGAATATTTCTTTTTCTTTTACCGAAAATATTTTTTCAAGTTTTCTACCTGAACTGATTCCTCCATCTTCTGTTGGCAGATTTTCAGGCTGGACGAGGGCTTTTGGGAATGTAGGCGGCATTTTTAGCTTATTGCTCGTTTATCCACTCTTGTCTCCTGGCTTTACGGTGTCGAATACCGAGCTTCTTCGACTCTGTTTTCCTATCGTTGCTGCTATCTATATGATGTGCGGTTTTCCACTATTCTTTAATCTGGAACTCCAAAAAAAATCCACTCCTACCAAAAGTTTTGCTCAAGCGCTTCTAAAAATCCTCACTGACCTTAAAGAAACAGCTCTTCTCATTGCCCATAATAAACCCCTGCTCCTTTATTTTGCTGCTTCTTTTCTTTTCTTTTCTGCAGCCACTATTCTCATGATTATACTAGCGGTCTATGCGCAGATGGAATACGGCATTACAGGAGCTCAACAGGTAGGCATCTTCCTTTTGATTCAAGCAGGTGGCACGCTTGGTTCTTTTATTTTTGGGTTTTTCCAAGATAAGTTGGGATCCCGAAGATCCCTTCAACTAGATCTTTTGCTTTGGATCGGTTGTGTTAGCAGCCTTGTTTTTGCTGAAACAAAAACCTCCTTTTATGTGGCATCCTTTCTCATTGGTATTGGAAATGGTTCTCTTCTTTCCCTTGCCCGAGCCGTTATGAGCTTGTTATCAGATGAAGACAAAATCGGCAAGCATTTTGGGCTTTGGGGTCTGATTTGCCGGATCGCAACTGGCATTGGCCCCTTGTCTTTTAGCTATCTTTTTATTGCCACAAACTCCTTTAAAACTCCCATGCTCTTACCCCTATGCTACTTCATAGGCAGTTTGATCCTTGTTTCTTTTCTTCCTAAAGACAAGCTTAAAAAGCCTACAAGCTCGTTGTAA
- a CDS encoding MFS transporter — protein MIAFKKKGNSQQIPKEAGLLERISWCAFDFSNSAFSTVVVDLVFSLYFIRIICAHRTDATFLITFTTFLNQLLVGLLLPLVGTFSDVTGKRKEIVLVFFILCTLTTAYLGTTGEGDVWKGLITYAIAHISFSFSESLVASFLPEIAPESMLGRISGWSRAAGNLGAFISLMTIYPLLSAGFIQSNVDHIRLCFPLVALIYALAGLPFFLNTHQRTPGSQANFSIALKNFYSRTAQMIPSLLKQKYVLLFFLAFFLYSSGATVIMVVIAVYSQMQLGVSGAEQIWLFLTLQIGSAIGAFIFGFLEDTFGPKRTLQLNVGLWFVCVALTLFLDQKWLFFLVTFLIGTANGSLYSVSRALMGLISPPEQVGEYFGLWGLVGRLASGIGPLVFGLLFEINKSFQTPLFAPLVFFGLGLFGLIFLPNQKPTKIESKMPAHGS, from the coding sequence ATGATTGCATTTAAAAAAAAGGGGAACAGTCAACAGATTCCAAAAGAAGCGGGACTTTTGGAAAGAATTTCCTGGTGTGCTTTTGATTTTTCTAACTCCGCTTTTAGCACCGTTGTGGTGGATCTGGTTTTCAGCCTTTATTTCATAAGGATCATTTGCGCCCACCGAACGGATGCGACCTTTCTGATCACTTTTACCACTTTCCTTAATCAACTCCTTGTTGGTTTGCTTTTGCCCCTTGTTGGTACCTTTTCAGATGTGACAGGGAAAAGAAAGGAGATTGTTCTTGTTTTCTTTATCCTATGCACACTGACTACGGCTTATTTAGGAACAACTGGTGAAGGGGATGTCTGGAAAGGATTAATCACTTATGCGATTGCGCATATCAGTTTTTCTTTTTCTGAAAGTCTGGTTGCTAGTTTTCTCCCAGAAATTGCTCCGGAGTCCATGCTCGGGAGAATATCCGGTTGGAGTAGAGCCGCAGGTAATCTAGGAGCCTTCATTAGTCTTATGACTATCTATCCGTTACTCTCTGCTGGGTTTATTCAATCCAATGTGGATCATATTCGATTGTGTTTTCCTTTAGTTGCACTCATCTATGCGCTTGCAGGCCTCCCTTTTTTTCTGAACACGCACCAAAGAACACCAGGCTCCCAAGCAAACTTTTCAATCGCTTTAAAAAACTTTTATAGCCGTACGGCTCAAATGATCCCTTCTCTACTCAAACAGAAATACGTGCTCCTTTTCTTCCTAGCTTTTTTTCTCTACAGCAGCGGCGCCACAGTCATCATGGTAGTCATTGCTGTCTATTCTCAAATGCAGCTTGGAGTCAGTGGTGCTGAACAAATTTGGCTTTTCTTAACTCTACAAATAGGGAGTGCTATAGGTGCCTTTATTTTTGGATTTTTAGAAGATACATTTGGTCCCAAAAGAACGCTTCAGCTTAATGTTGGCCTTTGGTTTGTATGTGTGGCCTTAACTCTCTTTTTGGATCAAAAATGGCTTTTCTTTTTGGTCACTTTTCTTATTGGAACGGCAAACGGCTCCCTTTATTCAGTCAGCAGGGCGCTGATGGGCTTGATATCACCTCCCGAACAGGTAGGTGAATACTTCGGTCTTTGGGGGCTTGTTGGCCGATTGGCTTCAGGCATTGGTCCTTTGGTTTTCGGGTTACTTTTTGAAATTAACAAATCGTTCCAGACCCCGCTTTTTGCTCCTCTCGTCTTTTTCGGGTTGGGGCTCTTTGGCTTGATCTTTCTCCCTAACCAAAAACCCACGAAAATTGAAAGCAAAATGCCTGCTCATGGGTCTTAA
- a CDS encoding tetratricopeptide repeat protein: protein MRLERLVLWLFLLLSSYIFSPRSLAVVSPQDEFLNIYLALQEAEQMEKKGEIAGAFQRYTECCKRLELLKKNFPEWEPGILNFRINFVKDKLSLLGQKLGKTPDEVQKNVLTALNASRTEPPSLESNNDVIKSLLSKHDKSSKSDEEVTKLKYRISQLEAELSQTKMKLEEAVSEANMLRNRLAATQKELAMFKSTNIESKITAVLQENNSLKAKLAQAEAKIRTLQAGNSEAGIAALRDQLKGVQEQLSILERENEVFRNTASTLKTQLEIAQQKLAESARDLANAPNTESLRKENEILRGIINRQLQEQARRDSAKRLVLEELQNLKIDSKFLQKQLEFLSSPVVTLSPEEQALLKGPINPNLSEIQQSTFEAQLTKPPEESTPPTQSTAVAKTEAPDGSSTDHIQNTAAIVPPGTQQVAYQASHEGSAIPSDPKPQTDPHSVGSNELQASLPADLQKLVDEASTLFSEQHYQEAAEKYHQILEKFPNSVTAWANLGVIYYQQGQLKEAENALAQALKLNPNDAFSHSVLGIVYYQEGLFDNAVTELTRAIVINPNDPKTRNYLGIACSKKGWQEAAEKELRKALELDPNYGDAHFNLAVIYATQRPPAKELAKRHYQDALSLGIPKDPGLEKFLE from the coding sequence ATGCGGCTTGAAAGACTGGTTCTTTGGCTATTTTTACTGCTGTCATCCTATATCTTTAGCCCAAGAAGCTTAGCGGTTGTTTCTCCTCAAGATGAGTTTTTGAACATCTATCTTGCCTTACAAGAAGCGGAGCAGATGGAAAAAAAAGGAGAGATAGCCGGAGCCTTCCAAAGGTATACTGAATGTTGTAAGCGGCTCGAATTGTTGAAAAAAAATTTTCCAGAATGGGAACCGGGGATTCTGAATTTCCGTATCAATTTTGTCAAAGACAAACTGAGTCTTCTTGGCCAGAAACTAGGAAAAACGCCTGATGAAGTCCAAAAAAACGTTTTAACTGCTCTCAATGCTTCCAGAACCGAACCACCCTCTTTAGAATCAAATAACGATGTCATTAAGAGCCTTCTTTCCAAACACGACAAAAGTTCAAAGTCCGATGAAGAGGTTACCAAACTCAAATACCGCATTAGCCAATTAGAAGCTGAGTTATCCCAGACAAAAATGAAGCTTGAAGAAGCGGTTTCCGAAGCTAATATGCTAAGGAACAGGCTTGCAGCGACACAAAAAGAGCTGGCGATGTTTAAATCAACCAACATCGAAAGCAAAATCACTGCCGTTCTCCAGGAAAACAATTCTTTGAAAGCGAAACTAGCTCAAGCTGAAGCCAAAATACGAACGCTACAGGCAGGCAATAGCGAGGCAGGGATCGCCGCCCTTCGAGATCAGCTCAAAGGAGTACAAGAGCAACTTTCTATTTTGGAAAGAGAAAACGAAGTTTTCAGAAATACAGCGAGCACTCTGAAGACACAGTTAGAGATTGCCCAACAGAAACTTGCTGAATCAGCCCGAGACTTAGCTAACGCTCCCAATACCGAGTCTTTAAGAAAAGAAAACGAAATTTTAAGAGGGATTATCAACAGGCAGCTTCAAGAACAAGCTCGAAGAGATTCGGCTAAGAGACTTGTTTTGGAAGAACTACAGAATCTCAAAATCGATTCAAAATTTCTGCAAAAACAGCTTGAATTTTTGTCTTCTCCAGTGGTTACCCTTTCTCCCGAAGAACAAGCTTTACTTAAAGGGCCTATCAATCCTAATCTAAGTGAAATCCAACAATCTACCTTTGAAGCCCAACTAACCAAACCTCCAGAAGAATCCACTCCCCCCACCCAGTCAACTGCTGTGGCTAAGACTGAAGCTCCAGACGGTTCCTCAACTGATCATATTCAGAATACCGCTGCCATTGTTCCTCCAGGAACTCAACAGGTCGCCTATCAGGCTTCCCATGAAGGGAGTGCGATTCCGTCTGATCCAAAGCCACAGACCGATCCTCATTCAGTTGGAAGCAATGAGCTGCAAGCTTCTCTGCCTGCAGACCTTCAGAAGCTTGTTGACGAAGCTTCCACTCTTTTTTCTGAGCAACACTATCAAGAGGCAGCAGAAAAGTATCATCAAATCCTGGAGAAATTCCCTAACAGTGTCACTGCTTGGGCTAATTTAGGAGTAATTTATTATCAGCAAGGACAACTCAAAGAAGCTGAAAACGCCTTAGCTCAGGCTCTAAAACTTAACCCTAACGACGCCTTTTCTCACTCAGTCTTAGGAATTGTATATTACCAGGAAGGGCTTTTTGATAATGCTGTCACCGAACTGACTCGAGCAATAGTTATCAACCCAAATGATCCTAAGACCAGGAATTATCTTGGAATAGCCTGTTCAAAGAAAGGTTGGCAGGAGGCAGCAGAAAAAGAGCTAAGGAAAGCGCTAGAATTGGATCCTAACTATGGGGATGCTCATTTCAATCTTGCTGTCATCTATGCGACCCAACGACCTCCAGCTAAGGAGCTTGCCAAAAGGCATTATCAGGATGCCCTTAGTCTTGGTATCCCCAAAGATCCTGGCTTGGAAAAATTCCTTGAATAA